From a single Aspergillus puulaauensis MK2 DNA, chromosome 2, nearly complete sequence genomic region:
- a CDS encoding uncharacterized protein (COG:S;~EggNog:ENOG410PNMU;~TransMembrane:7 (o26-48i60-86o106-127i139-166o190-213i225-243o263-285i)), whose translation MQLPPPEVLLTWPTPNYHDPVTRGNAVLVASIVLVIFSTIVTALRVYTRLRITCTSGLDDIMILIGLGCAIAMAVVVCIATERWGWTRHIWDVPMEWIPMVSKLNLTFQILFSVSCSITKLSLLWFCRRLLIVGSKGVYSAYNIAMIVGMVIVFLSSALFVLISIFQCRPIHAYWDLDPQYEFTCLNDGAIVFSASVINMLTDVLATILPMPLIWKLKLPARQRLAVMSIFGLGIFVDVAGAIRTAYVWKSMISSYDTTWEGWPVLLAATVEINLGLICASAPALRPLVNFCIPRLLGSSYQYGYNNQPRSKQSYKLRSFTGASRSRDSRLYGPHAKTPTEQLKVFRTVEMETHSEIRSSRQPIGNIYDVSTSRGHSPISDDEVRFAHGGEPFKHSSISERSLSPPTTSIRSEPRDGPPSRENESV comes from the exons ATGcaacttcctcccccagAAGTGCTCCTTACCTGGCCGACACCAAACTACCATGATCCCGTCACTCGAGGAAACGCCGTGCTCGTTGCGAgcatcgtcctcgtcattttTTCCACCATCGTAACAGCCCTTCGTGTATACACACGGTTAAGGATCACATGTACTTCTGGGCTGGATGATATTATGATCCTGATTGGTTTG GGCTGCGCAATCGCGATGGCCGTTGTCGTTTGCATTGCAACCGAGCGCTGGGGCTGGACCAGGCATATCTGGGACGTGCCAATGGAATGGATACCGATGGTCTCCAAGCTCAATCTCACTTTCCAAATCCTCTTTTCGGTGTCTTGCTCTATAACCAAGCTCTCTTTACTATGGTTCTGCAGACGTTTACTCATTGTCGGGAGCAAAGGTGTTTACTCGGCATATAACATTGCCATGATAGTGGGCATGGTGATCGTGTTCCTCTCCAGCGCTCTGTTCGTACTCATCAGTATCTTCCAGTGCCG CCCAATACACGCATACTGGGATCTGGACCCCCAGTACGAATTCACCTGTTTGAATGACGGAGCGATTGTGTTCTCTGCTAGTGTTATCAACATGTTGACCGACGTCTTGGCTACTATCCTGCCTATGCCTTTGATCTGGAAGTTAAAACTACCTGCTCGACAACGACTTGCTGTGATGTCTATTTTCGGACTGGGAATTTTCGTCGATGTAGCTGGTGCGATTCGAACAGCGTACGTTTGGAAGAGCATGATCAGCTCCTACGACACCACCTGGGAAGGGTGGCCCGTCCTTCTCGCAGCAACCGTTGAAATCAACCTCGGCCTG ATTTGCGCCTCGGCTCCTGCATTACGGCCGCTGGTGAATTTCTGCATCCCTCGTCTCCTCGGTTCCTCGTATCAATACGGCTACAATAACCAACCTCGCTCAAAGCAATCATATAAACTTCGGTCATTTACTGGGGCGTCAAGGTCTAGGGACTCGCGCCTCTATGGGCCCCACGCAAAGACGCCAACCGAACAACTAAAGGTGTTTCGGActgtggagatggagacgcATAGCGAAATTCGCTCGAGCCGCCAACCCATTGGTAATATCTACGATGTCTCCACATCCCGAGGGCATTCGCCAATATCTGACGATGAAGTACGCTTTGCGCACGGTGGTGAGCCTTTCAAACATTCGTCGATCAGCGAGAGGTCATTGTCACCTCCGACAACGTCGATTCGAAGCGAGCCTAGGGATGGTCCCCCCAGCCGGGAAAACGAATCGGTGTAA
- a CDS encoding uncharacterized protein (COG:S;~EggNog:ENOG410Q1VH) has translation MFIESMNMNKCFFYPQHLMLFAALLEMPYSLPAAYLQCKEILIVPSAKGLFSDCSRCSFLTIFYAKYPLSVRYPAYKTSARMANLNSTTRHQQALELAPLLLCTEPDCYYMVFKTPGTMDCTLCDFTHVDQASWSARNLPAIFYEHDPTANVQANVPPIWTSAKVFGNSIRHFPVLPWHISSKVEGWRLEAWFRTDSRITPYDIMDRIHPDYKHEVSVEILCQRRESFLYQFHSNHWEPPLDEAPMAYQTVRNDGVRRYDRNEILNYTSGLTGNSNFNQENGSVLPPIADPFRNVAQLGQQVVQTDGPPPVANLYSNRLVPPRDSYYRQRTLLPLRTSGIRILNNEDIESRELSLLLPNTSDENQG, from the exons ATGTTTATTGAAagcatgaacatgaacaaaTGTTTCTTCTATCCACAACATTTAATGCTGTTTGCCGCACTACTGGAAATGCCGTATTCACTACCAGCAGCATACTTGCAATGCAAAGAAATACTGATT GTTCCCTCTGCGAAAGGCCTTTTTTCGGACTGCTCTCGTTGTTCCTTCCTA ACCATATTTTATGCGAAATATCCCTTATCCGTCAGATATCCTGCCTATAAGACTTCAGCTAGGATGGCCAACCTCAATTCTACCACAAGACATCAACAAGCCTTGGAACTTGCACCGCTGCTTCTTTGCACCGAGCCTGATTGCTACTACATGGTTTTCAAGACTCCAGGAACTATGGACTGCACGTTGTGCGACTTTACCCATGTCGATCAAGCAAGCTGGAGCGCCCGGAATCTCCCTGCTATATTTTACGAACACGACCCCACGGCGAATGTCCAAGCAAATGTGCCTCCCATATGGACTTCCGCAAAAGTATTTGGGAACAGCATCAGGCACTTTCCTGTTCTCCCTTGGCACATATCGTCCAAGGTGGAGGGATGGCGTCTCGAAGCATGGTTTCGTACCGACAGTCGAATCACGCCATATGATATTATGGACCGTATCCATCCCGACTACAAACACGAGGTTTCCGTTGAAATCCTCTGCCAACGCCGAGAGTCCTTCCTGTACCAGTTCCACTCCAACCATTGGGAACCGCCTCTGGACGAAGCGCCTATGGCATACCAGACAGTTCGAAATGATGGAGTCAGGAGATATGACCGGAATGAAATACTTAATTACACAAGCGGATTAACTGGCA attcAAATTTCAACCAAGAGAATGGCAGCGTCCTTCCGCCAATAGCAGATCCTTTCAGAAATGTAGCCCAGTTGGGGCAGCAAGTGGTTCAAACTGACGGCCCTCCCCCTGTCGCAAACTTGTACTCAAATCGACTTGTGCCGCCTCGCGATTCATATTACCGCCAAAGAACTTTGCTGCCGCTAAGGACCAGCGGGATACGTATATTGAATAATGAAGACATAGAGTCGCGCGAGCTGTCCCTTCTGCTGCCTAATACTTCGGACGAAAATCAGGGATAA
- a CDS encoding uncharacterized protein (COG:A;~EggNog:ENOG410PRZZ;~InterPro:IPR020347;~go_component: GO:0000172 - ribonuclease MRP complex [Evidence IEA];~go_component: GO:0005655 - nucleolar ribonuclease P complex [Evidence IEA];~go_process: GO:0006379 - mRNA cleavage [Evidence IEA];~go_process: GO:0008033 - tRNA processing [Evidence IEA]): MASTKRKAPEDSHSNAKTISFTARNPPWTYLKLQLIHQPNTSTATKATPIDPLTARTHLNAALSQFLGLSGTSIPIDILSVTPETNPSGSQPIDKYVWIRVPRQDASAVVSAVSSWIGGTSEADTGGSVAWRICAKGNFLDALVRGGGDDLFTS; encoded by the exons ATGGCCTCGACGAAACGAAAAGCCCCTGAGGACTCCCACTCCAACGCCAAAACCATATCTTTCACCGCGCGCAATCCTCCTTGGACCTACCTCAAGCTTCAACT AATTCACCAACCCAACACCTCCACAGCCACCAAAGCAACTCCCATTGACCCTCTCACAGCCCGCACACATCTAAACGCCGCCCTCTCGCAATTCCTGGGCCTCTCCGGAACCTCAATCCCCATCGACATCCTTTCCGTAACCCCCGAAACAAACCCCTCGGGATCGCAGCCAATCGACAAATATGTCTGGATCCGCGTACCTCGCCAGGATGCGTCTGCTGTCGTTTCCGCCGTGAGCTCGTGGATCGGAGGAACTAGCGAGGCAGATACCGGGGGAAGCGTGGCATGGAGAATCTGCGCGAAAGGTAATTTCTTAGATGCGCTGGTGAGAGGCGGTGGGGACGATTTGTTTACGTCCTAG
- a CDS encoding SDR family oxidoreductase (COG:Q;~EggNog:ENOG410PP34;~InterPro:IPR002347,IPR036291,IPR020904;~PFAM:PF00106,PF13561,PF01370;~go_function: GO:0016491 - oxidoreductase activity [Evidence IEA];~go_process: GO:0055114 - oxidation-reduction process [Evidence IEA]), which translates to MAASPKTWLITGASSGLGKSLALAALEAGYKVIGATRDVDKAEKACPEFSAKGGIWVGIDPAGKDSFEKFASCSREHNVDVLVNNAAYAFIGGVEDTSEDDIRDQMEVNFYGPLRAVRACLPVMHERGSGQVILISSGAGFIARPGRGTYSSSKFAIEAIHESLSYEVKTLGIKVLIVEPGAFRTPFASRVLTPAHLEKGFSEGYNGTALEQTLTLHRNWTTSTPDFVRGDPDKAARAIIQATGTGYDYLRLPLGKDCVAALEDKIGQLRNDLEATREIATATDIDSVE; encoded by the exons ATGGCAGCATCACCTAAAACCTGGCTGATCACTGGCGCCTCTTCGGGCCTCGGCAAGTCGCTTGCCCTGGCTGCCCTTGAAGCTGGCTACAAGGTTATCGGAGCTACTCGCGACGTTGATAAAGCTGAGAAGGCATGTCCAGAATTCTCAGCCAAGGGCGGAATCTGGGTGGGGATAGACCCTGCCGGAAAAGATTCATTTGAGAAGTTCGCCAGCTGCTCCCGAGAGCATAATGTTGATGTTTTGGTCAATAATGCTGCGTATGCTTTTATCGGCGGCGTTGAGGATACCAG TGAAGATGATATTCGTGATCAGATGGAAGTTAACTTCTACGGGCCTCTCCGTGCAGTCCGGGCTTGTCTGCCGGTCATGCATGAGAGAGGCTCTGGTCAAGTCATTTTGATTAGTAGTGGTGCAGG ATTTATAGCCCGGCCTGGACGAGGCACTTATTCATCAAGCAAGTTTGCCATCGAGGCTATTCATGAGTCCCTCTCCTACGAAGTCAAAACACTTGGGATCAAGGTCCTCATAGTGGAGCCAGGAGCATTTCGCACGCCCTTTGCTAGCCGAGTCCTTACCCCCGCTCATCTTGAGAAAGGATTCAGTGAGGGCTATAACGGCACTGCGTTGGAGCAAACGCTCACTCTACATCGGAATTGGACAACGTCCACTCCGGATTTCGTAAGGGGCGATCCGGATAAAGCGGCGCGGGCGATCATCCAGGCTACCGGTACGGGATATGACTATCTTCGACTGCCCTTGGGGAAAGACTGCGTGGCTGCCTTGGAGGATAAGATTGGACAGCTGCGGAACGACCTGGAGGCGACTAGGGAGATTGCCACGGCTACTGATATTGACTCAGTGGAATAG
- a CDS encoding uncharacterized protein (COG:S;~EggNog:ENOG410PXAP), translating into MARYRVTKTASKSCGKKPMTPERKKAPPRQDSPNANDPRNRTSYHVEQVSWSWTNLPDIIYQFSPEDKEKQLRDPGLMSYRIHGKYLRNLPVLPDNISSTVEEFRVEAWQRLDERICLDDITARMHPDFRIKNNALQQRGVRFRQAFNIIAWRSGNKRSAQLEADLLQKMSSLGLDVKFNSTRGITPGLIDPSRGESGGRVPIPACWQQRKLGSEGPMLTQQAATTEPVTMELEIRPKKINDPPKVSEDVEMSDDVSEHVAGVIQMIQEFTEYDPSHDHPESALPLIRGLVPDEKLPGTVRMKDINLLEGYGQRTPQIIDNEELPLLTNPDRIEYRSKQGWTPNSAISNSEFCDSFCHESTPVQYEEFIDFPIEAFDASSKPQTPTTDLFPFTTPMKLDLLPEGIQKIVFDDMLAEYYKGERYVPEMPWISV; encoded by the exons ATGGCTCGTTACAGAGTTACCAAGACTGCTTCCAAGTCCTGTGGAAAGAAGCCTATGACCCCCGAGCGCA AAAAGGCACCTCCCAGGCAGGATAGCCCTAATGCGAATGATCCTCGCAACAGGACTTCTTACCATGTTGAACAAGTCAGCTGGTCGTGGACCAATCTTCCCGATATTATCTATCAGTTCAGTCCTGAGGACAAGGAAAAGCAACTCAGGGACCCAGGCTTGATGTCCTACCGTATACATGGAAAGTACTTGCGCAACCTCCCGGTTCTACCGGACAACATCTCATCCACCGTGGAAGAATTCCGCGTTGAAGCATGGCAACGCTTGGATGAGCGCATTTGCCTTGACGATATCACAGCTCGCATGCATCCTGACTTCAGGATTAAGAACAACGCGCTCCAGCAGCGTGGTGTGCGTTTTCGCCAAGCtttcaacatcatcgcctggCGCTCGGGAAACAAGCGCAGCGCACAGCTTGAGGCGGATCTCTTGCAGAAAATGTCTTCGCTTGGGTTAGACGTGAAGTTTAATTCTACCCGCGGCATTACTCCTGGCCTCATAGATCCCAGTCGTGGTGAATCCGGTGGTCGAGTGCCGATCCCAGCGTGTTGGCAGCAGAGGAAGCTTGGTTCTGAGGGACCCATGCTTACCCAGCAGGCTGCGACTACAGAGCCAGTTACTATGGAGCTGGAAATTcggccgaagaagatcaatGACCCGCCTAAGGTTTCGGAGGACGTTGAGATGTCGGATGATGTCTCTGAGCATGTAGCTGGAGTCATCCAGATGATTCAAGAGTTTACCGAGTATGACCCATCCCACGACCACCCTGAAAGTGCCCTTCCTTTAATACGGGGCCTCGTCCCCGATGAGAAGCTCCCCGGCACGGTGAGAATGAAGGACATCAACTTGCTCGAGGGCTACGGGCAGCGGACACCGCAAATCATCGACAATGAAGAGCTACCCCTCTTAACAAATCCCGACAGGATCGAGTACCGATCCAAACAAGGCTGGACGCCCAATTCAGCCATTTCAAACTCTGAGTTCTGCGACTCATTTTGCCATGAATCCACTCCTGTGCAATACGAAGAATTTATTGATTTTCCTATTGAAGCTTTTGATGCTTCAAGCAAGCCCCAAACGCCAACGACCGATTTGTTCCCTTTCACCACCCCCATGAAGCTGGACCTTCTTCCCGAGGGCATACAAAAGATTGTGTTCGATGATATGCTGGCTGAGTACTACAAGGGCGAGCGTTACGTTCCTGAAATGCCCTGGATCTCTGTCTGA
- a CDS encoding DUF167 domain-containing protein (COG:S;~EggNog:ENOG410PU43;~InterPro:IPR003746,IPR036591;~PFAM:PF02594) translates to MSSPMLRLIRTTVTASRSKNRDITKRYSLQISCRVKPNASSNREGITAIGTEKVDVCVAAVPRNGEANTAVSRVFSKVLNVPRSDVGVIHGLKSRDKVISIANLEIGMEGEEEYLQRAHQQLQEAVVKK, encoded by the exons ATGTCATCACCCATGCTCCGTCTGATTCGAACAACTGTCACAGCTTCCCGCAGCAAGAATCGGGACATTACAAAACGCTACAGCCTACAAATATCTTGCAGGGTGAAACCTAACGCGTCCAGCAATCGAGAGGGCATCACCGCGATAGGGACAGAGAAAGTGGATGTTTGCGTGGCAGCAGTCCCAAGGAACGGAGAAGCAAACACAGCTGTATCCCGCGTCTTTTCAAAA GTGCTGAACGTCCCGAGGTCCGACGTTGGTGTCATCCATGGGTTGAAATCGCGCGACAAAGTCATATCAATCGCTAATTTGGAAATTGGAatggagggtgaagaagaatATTTACAGAGAGCTCATCAGCAGCTACAAGAAGCGGTGGTCAAGAAGTGA
- a CDS encoding glutathione synthase (COG:Q;~EggNog:ENOG410PICP;~InterPro:IPR014049,IPR004887,IPR037013,IPR016185, IPR014042,IPR014709,IPR005615;~PFAM:PF03917,PF03199;~go_function: GO:0004363 - glutathione synthase activity [Evidence IEA];~go_function: GO:0005524 - ATP binding [Evidence IEA];~go_function: GO:0016874 - ligase activity [Evidence IEA];~go_process: GO:0006750 - glutathione biosynthetic process [Evidence IEA]) — protein sequence MADSIYEDYPPALNPAQKEFLVRTVKDWATQNGLVVRPAPTFVSKEADPHGVLATNAPVTLFPSPFPRTCFEEAKVLQTVYNKLYAAITCSEEWIGKIMEDLIDVDDFISNLWKVHLAVQKEGYSQTLSLGLFRSDYMAHSPANSTDPQLKQVEFNTISSSFGGLSSQVTSLHSELLESPPGSPIAYPRHPLLKPKGVPENTAVETLSAGLATAHTAYGPSKSQPQLPTCILFLVQEGERNIFDQLALSRQLEKVHKIPVFRLLSSEILDHTLISSSNPSRPLIYSSPHAETTHFEVTTVYLRCFYAPTDYKSERDWEARTHLERSAAIKCPTVLNQLSGSKIVQQVLATTTGPDHLQAFLADTDPSLISRLRETFAPQYDLSVSGKGRELALNPSTASNHVLKPQREGGGNNIYKTAIPDFLKSIPENEWKRWILMELIHPPAAAKNVALRSDGEVLGGGVIGELGVYGTILWDQNGGKILHNEQGGWLMRTKAEGVNEGGVATGFSSLDSVLLF from the exons ATGGCAGACTCCATTTATGAGGATTATCCCCCCGCCTTGAACCCCGCACAAAAGGAGTTCCTGGTAAGGACCGTCAAGGACTGGGCCACGCAAAACGGCCTGGTGGTCAGGCCAGCGCCGACTTTTGTCTCAAAGGAAGCCGATCCTCACGGGGTACTTGCGACAAACGCCCCGGTGACACTTTTCCCCAGCCCTTTTCCGCGGACATGCTTCGAAGAGGCGAAGGTTCTACAGACCGTGTACAATAAGCTATATGCCGCAATAACGTGCAGCGAAGAATGGATTGGAAAGATAATGGAAGA TCTTATTGACGTGGACGATTTCATTTCGAACCTCTGGAAAGTACATCTCGCAGTCCAGAAAGAAGGCTATTCTCAGACGCTTTCTCTTGGTCTTTTCCGGTCCGATTACATGGCACACTCTCCAGCAAACTCGACAGATCCCCAGTTGAAACAGGTGGAGTTCAACACAATCTCTTCGTCTTTCGGTGGGTTGTCGTCCCAGGTGACATCCCTCCATTCCGAACTCCTAGAATCTCCTCCCGGAAGTCCCATCGCATACCCGCGACACCCACTGCTGAAACCAAAAGGAGTCCCGGAGAATACGGCAGTGGAGACATTGTCTGCAGGTTTGGCAACGGCACATACTGCATACGGGCCGTCCAAGTCGCAACCGCAGCTTCCGACATGTATCTTATTCCTGGTCCAAGAAGGCGAAAGAAACATATTCGACCAACTAGCTCTGTCCAGGCAACTCGAGAAGGTCCACAAAATACCTGTTTTCCGTCTACTAAGCTCCGAAATCCTAGATCACACCTTAATTTCCAGCTCCAACCCTTCCCGCCCTCTCATCTATAGCTCACCGCACGCCGAAACAACACACTTCGAAGTAACGACCGTCTACCTCCGATGCTTCTACGCCCCAACCGACTATAAATCTGAGCGTGATTGGGAGGCCCGAACCCATCTCGAACGCTCTGCAGCAATCAAGTGCCCAACTGTTCTGAACCAACTATCTGGATCCAAAATCGTCCAACAGGTTCTCGCAACAACCACTGGGCCCGACCACCTCCAAGCCTTTCTCGCTGACACCGACCCATCTCTCATTTCAAGGCTCCGCGAAACCTTCGCGCCGCAATACGACCTATCCGTCTCCGGCAAGGGCCGAGAACTCGccctcaacccctccacgGCATCAAACCACGTCCTCAAGCCCCAGCGCGAAGGCGGCGGGAACAATATCTACAAAACCGCCATTCCTGACTTCCTTAAATCAATCCCTGAAAATGAATGGAAGCGTTGGATTCTCATGGAGCTGATCCACCCACCAGCAGCCGCGAAGAACGTAGCTCTACGCAGCGACGGCGAGGTCCTGGGCGGCGGTGTCATCGGGGAACTAGGTGTCTACGGCACCATTCTGTGGGATCAGAACGGGGGTAAAATCCTGCACAATGAGCAAGGTGGATGGTTGATGCGGACGAAGGCGGAGGGGGTAAACGAGGGTGGTGTGGCAACCGGTTTCTCCAGTCTAGACAGTGTTCTTTTGTTTTAG
- a CDS encoding UPF0187 domain membrane protein (COG:S;~EggNog:ENOG410PHYB;~InterPro:IPR021134;~PFAM:PF01062;~TransMembrane:4 (i113-135o141-157i348-367o373-394i)), with amino-acid sequence MVDGHAAPPAEASAHAAGQADGPAPVQADVRHANAGHGHDYNAPTSEKGSSRGRITPRPTFLENLADSRDSQFMLNRQDSDDIDRYFHGPRDLDKHSKWPIMLRMHGSISPKLILPIAFVAGWSTCITLICRFVHNIAVDNILLTVLGFVVGLSLSFRSSTAYERWADGRRYWSLLIQTARNLSRTIWVNTAEREDEEEGKVDLLRKLTAINLIIAFAIALKHKLRFEPDVGYEDLAGLVGYLDTFAKEAHDRQVLQPRRKTLWKSAGEYLGISFAESNPRKLIKRSKKPLGHLPLEILNHISAYVDSVIENGTLSISLHQSQAITYLAQLNEVVTGTERVLDTPLPAAYSIAIAQIAWIYVLVLPFQLYDSLGWVTIPGSIVAAYIILGLATIGSEIENPFGHDVNDLPLDTYCRQIALEMDIVTANPAPKVEDFSSREDNYVLFPLSTSGQPEWKNRSVDDIRAALRAKVVANPDSTSSHTSTVVEQVNAKFNKTASV; translated from the exons ATGGTGGACGGGCACGCAGCACCCCCGGCCGAGGCTTCTGCTCACGCCGCTGGTCAGGCTGATGGGCCTGCTCCAGTGCAAGCAGATGTGCGTCATGCCAACgccggccacggccacgactATAATGCCCCTACAAGCGAGAAGGGCTCCAGCCGTGGACGGATAACACCGCGACCAACATTCCTGGAGAATCTCGCCGATTCTCGAGATTCCCAATTCATGTTAAATCGGCAAGATTCGGATGATATTGATCGTTACTTT CACGGCCCGAGAGATCTCGATAAGCATTCAAAATGGCCCATCATGCTCCGTATGCATGGCAGTATATCGCCAAAATTGATCCTTCCTATTGCCTTCGTCGCCGGCTGGTCCACTTGTATAACTTTAATTTGTCGTTTTGTCCATAATA TTGCTGTTGAtaacatcctcctcaccgtTTTGGGTTTTGTCGTTGGTTTGTCGCTTTCTTTCCGAAGTTCCACTGCATATGAAAGATGGGCGGATGGCCGGAGATACTGGTCATTGCTCATCCAGACAGCTCGCAACCTGTCTCGCACCATTTGGGTGAACACGGCGGagcgagaagatgaggaggaaggaaaggTGGACTTGCTAAGGAAGCT GACGGCTATCAACCTAATCATAGCCTTTGCAATTGCTTTGAAGCACAAGCTGCGGTTCGAGCCAGATGTCGGGTACGAAGATCTAGCGGGCCTAGTTGGTTATCTCGACACCTTCGCCAAGGAGGCTCACGACCGCCAGGTTCTCCAGCCTAGGAGGAAAACACTTTGGAAGTCGGCTGGTGAATACTTAGGCATTTCATTCGCGGAATCGAACCCTAGGAAACTCATCAAGCGCTCGAAGAAGCCCTTGGGCCATTTGCCCCTGGAGATTCTCAACCATATCTCGGCCTATGTCGACTCAGTTATCGAGAACGGAACTCTCTCCATCAGCCTTCACCAGTCTCAAGCTA TCACCTACCTCGCTCAGTTGAACGAAGTCGTTACCGGCACCGAGCGTGTCCTCGACACCCCGCTACCGGCTGCCTACAGCATCGCAATCGCCCAAATCGCGTGGATATATGTCCTCGTTCTCCCATTCCAGCTGTACGACTCCCTGGGCTGGGTCACCATTCCCGGATCAATCGTTGCCGCGTACATAATCCTCGGTCTTGCAACCATCGGCAGCGAAATCGAGAACCCCTTCGGCCACGATGTCAACGATCTCCCCCTCGACACATACTGCAGACAGATCGCTCTCGAAATGGACATCGTCACTGCCAACCCGGCACCCAAGGTTGAGGACTTCTCCTCTCGCGAGGACAACTACGTCCTTTTCCCCCTCAGCACATCGGGCCAGCCGGAATGGAAGAACCGCAGTGTTGATGATATCCGTGCCGCTTTGCGTGCGAAAGTGGTTGCAAATCCCGACTCTACTTCGTCACATACATCGACCGTGGTTGAACAAGTCAATGCGAAGTTCAACAAGACGGCCTCGGTATAA